The following coding sequences lie in one Pseudomonas syringae CC1557 genomic window:
- a CDS encoding alpha/beta hydrolase: MTLPVEEVRLSLGHIELAAHLSGPEDGQPVIALHGWLDNANSFARLAPRLEGLRIVALDLAGHGHSAHRPAGSSYALADYVFDVLQVAEQLGWQRFALLGHSLGAIISVLLAGSLPERVTRLALIDGLIPLTGDPDSAAERMGAAMQAQLRLSGKKKPVYEDLERAIQARMKGVLAVSREAAELLAQRGLMPVPGGYTWRSDRRLTLPSATRLTRQQAMAFVHSIRCPTQLVVAADGILVKSQEVLSGLPFEVVQLDGGHHLHLDDEQGASSVAHCINRFFAAP, from the coding sequence ATGACGTTGCCGGTCGAGGAAGTGCGCCTGAGTCTCGGCCACATCGAACTGGCTGCCCACCTGTCTGGCCCCGAAGACGGTCAGCCGGTGATTGCGCTGCATGGCTGGCTCGACAATGCCAACAGTTTTGCCCGGCTGGCTCCGCGTCTGGAAGGGCTGCGCATCGTGGCACTCGATCTGGCCGGGCATGGTCATTCCGCTCACCGTCCTGCCGGCTCTTCCTACGCGCTGGCCGACTATGTGTTTGATGTGTTGCAGGTGGCGGAACAATTGGGCTGGCAGCGTTTCGCTCTGTTGGGGCATTCGCTGGGTGCAATCATTTCAGTGCTGCTTGCAGGGTCGTTACCAGAACGTGTCACGCGTCTGGCACTGATCGATGGTCTTATTCCTCTGACCGGCGATCCTGACTCGGCCGCTGAGCGCATGGGCGCTGCCATGCAAGCGCAGCTCAGGCTGTCAGGGAAGAAGAAGCCGGTCTACGAAGATCTGGAGCGAGCGATTCAGGCGCGCATGAAGGGTGTGCTCGCGGTCAGTCGCGAAGCGGCGGAGTTACTGGCACAACGCGGTCTGATGCCGGTACCGGGCGGTTATACGTGGCGCAGCGATCGCCGCCTGACCCTGCCATCCGCGACACGTCTTACCCGGCAACAGGCAATGGCCTTCGTCCATAGCATCCGTTGTCCGACGCAACTGGTGGTCGCGGCGGACGGTATTCTGGTGAAGAGTCAGGAGGTGCTGTCCGGGCTGCCTTTCGAGGTGGTGCAGCTTGACGGCGGTCATCATCTGCATCTGGACGATGAGCAGGGCGCCAGCTCTGTTGCACACTGTATCAATCGCTTTTTCGCTGCGCCTTGA
- a CDS encoding DUF4892 domain-containing protein, whose protein sequence is MRLPSVPVVLLCSAMFSAALCAADVPGSSDLEILPRLADTEIVDYRPLAELERVYPMGSIRKISGQLRFDGQVNARGNLTSVTYQLPAERTSDEAFTAAREALQQQGAELLFWCQARDCGESSLWANEVFGNAKLYGADDRQAYLLLRLAEPRSDTLVALYSITRGNRRAYLHVEQFESAAPLGELLPTSATLLRQLKSTGRLDLPRLGGEPQDVWVTLVSRALNLDSSLRATVSGASASAWLDALVAKGVRAARLETGVAEGKGLKIDVIR, encoded by the coding sequence ATGCGTTTACCAAGTGTTCCTGTCGTTCTGTTGTGCTCGGCGATGTTCAGTGCTGCGCTGTGCGCCGCCGACGTGCCGGGCAGCAGCGATCTCGAGATTCTGCCGCGTCTGGCCGATACGGAGATCGTCGACTACCGTCCGCTTGCCGAGCTTGAGCGGGTTTACCCGATGGGCTCGATCCGCAAGATCAGCGGTCAGTTGCGTTTCGACGGCCAGGTCAACGCGCGCGGTAATCTGACCTCTGTCACTTATCAGCTACCTGCCGAGCGGACGTCCGACGAGGCCTTCACCGCTGCCCGCGAAGCCTTGCAGCAGCAGGGTGCAGAATTGCTGTTCTGGTGTCAGGCGCGCGATTGTGGAGAAAGCAGTCTGTGGGCCAACGAGGTGTTCGGCAACGCCAAGCTGTATGGCGCGGATGACCGTCAGGCCTACCTGCTTTTGCGTCTGGCGGAACCGCGCAGTGACACCCTGGTCGCGCTCTACAGCATCACCCGTGGCAATCGTCGTGCCTATCTGCATGTCGAGCAATTCGAGTCCGCCGCGCCGCTGGGCGAACTGCTGCCGACCTCGGCAACGCTGCTGCGCCAACTCAAAAGCACCGGCAGGCTGGACCTGCCCAGGCTCGGCGGCGAGCCGCAGGATGTCTGGGTCACCCTGGTGTCCCGTGCCCTGAACCTCGACAGCAGCTTGCGCGCAACCGTGTCCGGGGCCAGCGCAAGTGCCTGGCTTGACGCACTGGTCGCCAAGGGCGTTCGCGCTGCGCGGCTGGAGACAGGGGTCGCCGAGGGTAAAGGTCTCAAGATCGACGTCATCCGCTAG
- a CDS encoding AI-2E family transporter, which produces MFNNDRLLVQILLLALFGACLWVMAPFWSALVWGAVLAFASWPLMRLLTRWFKGRESLAALVMCLCWMLLVAAPLVWLGFNLADHVRDATGLIKDIQVDGLPDPPQWLAGIPLVGERLVALWTTIDQQGAAFMATLKPHLGQVGNWLLARSAQIGSGILELTLSIVFAFFFYRDGPRLAAFVLSLLERLIGDRAQYYLDLVAGTVQRVVNGVIGTAAAQAVLALIGFLIAGIPGALVLGILTFLFSLIPMGPPLVWLPATAWLVWQGEYGMAIFLGIWGMFVISGVDNVLKPYLISRGGNLPLVIVLLGVFGGLLAFGFIGLFIGPTLLAVAYSLLTDWVGSERARTH; this is translated from the coding sequence ATGTTCAACAATGATCGTCTGTTGGTGCAGATTCTGCTGCTGGCGCTGTTTGGTGCCTGTCTTTGGGTGATGGCGCCGTTCTGGTCGGCGCTGGTCTGGGGCGCGGTGCTGGCCTTCGCCAGCTGGCCGCTGATGCGTCTGCTGACGCGCTGGTTCAAGGGCCGTGAATCGCTGGCAGCGCTGGTGATGTGCCTGTGCTGGATGCTGCTGGTCGCGGCGCCGCTGGTGTGGCTGGGTTTCAATCTCGCCGACCATGTGCGTGACGCAACCGGCCTGATCAAGGACATTCAGGTCGACGGCTTGCCTGATCCACCGCAATGGCTGGCAGGTATTCCGCTGGTGGGCGAACGACTGGTAGCGCTGTGGACGACCATCGACCAGCAAGGTGCGGCGTTCATGGCGACGCTCAAGCCGCATCTGGGTCAGGTCGGCAACTGGTTGCTGGCACGCAGTGCACAGATCGGCAGCGGCATTCTGGAACTGACCCTGAGCATCGTCTTCGCGTTCTTCTTCTATCGGGACGGTCCGCGTCTGGCAGCGTTCGTGCTCAGCCTGCTCGAACGGCTGATCGGGGATCGCGCCCAGTATTACCTGGATCTGGTCGCCGGTACGGTGCAACGCGTCGTCAACGGTGTCATTGGCACGGCGGCGGCCCAGGCGGTGCTGGCGTTGATCGGTTTCCTGATTGCGGGCATTCCCGGCGCATTGGTACTGGGTATCCTGACCTTTCTGTTCAGCCTGATTCCGATGGGTCCGCCACTGGTCTGGCTGCCGGCGACTGCCTGGCTGGTCTGGCAGGGCGAGTACGGTATGGCGATATTTCTGGGCATCTGGGGCATGTTCGTCATCAGCGGCGTAGACAACGTGCTCAAGCCGTATCTGATCAGCCGTGGCGGCAACCTGCCGCTGGTGATTGTGTTGCTGGGCGTGTTTGGGGGATTGCTGGCATTCGGCTTCATCGGCTTGTTTATCGGTCCGACGCTGCTGGCGGTAGCGTACAGCCTGTTGACAGACTGGGTCGGTAGTGAACGGGCGCGTACCCACTAG